The following are encoded in a window of Haloarcula halophila genomic DNA:
- a CDS encoding methyl-accepting chemotaxis protein encodes MPSSGKSSADRDTDVNDGMIANAQGAVSVVLTTSESVDDQLEGIQTAATTQVEEMDAVANDISKLSATIEEISSSAEEVNQTTNRAAEMANAGRSAADEATDAMETASDSTEQVQENVEALEQKVTQINEVVDMINQIAERTNMLALNASIEAARADEAGDGFAVVADEVKSLAEESQSRTEEIEATLTEIQDLTADVTEALDEAVTAVENGADRVQTTDEKLEFVSDEIQSAATGIDEVSMAVQEGAEAATRVAGVTDETADAAREISGSVDDIGDERADTTDLLNEIDDALSDAREGREARLSNADTVPTGIDEFDRMGGLPAGSRSVIAADTGDESVSTDVVDSAVATCCAAAIDAGWAASLSPTATLDRHTLDNALGARADVTLTDALAGNRLFVLDLFGSWNHDENVINVTEHGLDTANSRVDRRRDRPLFVIGNIAGELDLMGEEAVRENTYENDGDVLSDDDLVVNVIDEATVPEQLTSFYLGAADRSCRLDGTQQRQNGTRSTLGR; translated from the coding sequence ATGCCAAGCAGCGGAAAATCCTCTGCCGACCGAGACACCGATGTAAATGACGGCATGATCGCCAACGCGCAGGGCGCAGTGAGCGTCGTGCTCACAACCTCCGAATCGGTCGACGATCAGCTCGAAGGGATTCAAACCGCAGCCACCACACAGGTTGAGGAGATGGACGCCGTGGCCAACGATATCTCCAAGCTGAGTGCCACCATCGAGGAGATCTCTTCGTCTGCCGAAGAGGTCAATCAGACAACTAACCGCGCAGCCGAGATGGCCAATGCAGGCCGCTCAGCCGCCGACGAGGCAACGGACGCGATGGAAACGGCCTCCGACTCGACAGAGCAGGTACAAGAGAACGTCGAAGCCTTAGAGCAGAAAGTCACCCAGATCAACGAGGTCGTCGATATGATCAACCAGATCGCCGAGCGCACCAACATGCTCGCATTGAACGCCTCAATCGAGGCCGCCCGCGCAGACGAGGCGGGCGATGGCTTCGCGGTCGTCGCTGACGAGGTCAAATCTCTCGCCGAAGAGTCTCAGTCCCGCACTGAAGAAATCGAAGCAACACTCACTGAAATTCAGGATTTGACCGCTGACGTGACCGAGGCGCTCGACGAGGCCGTCACAGCGGTCGAAAACGGAGCCGATCGAGTGCAGACGACCGATGAGAAACTCGAATTCGTGAGCGACGAAATTCAGTCGGCCGCCACTGGGATCGACGAGGTCTCAATGGCCGTACAAGAGGGCGCCGAGGCAGCGACCCGCGTCGCCGGCGTAACCGACGAAACCGCTGACGCAGCCCGGGAAATTAGCGGTTCGGTCGACGATATTGGTGACGAACGCGCCGACACCACTGACCTCCTCAACGAAATCGACGACGCGCTATCGGATGCCCGCGAAGGGCGCGAAGCCCGACTCAGCAACGCCGACACTGTCCCAACCGGCATCGACGAGTTCGACCGAATGGGTGGTCTCCCAGCCGGTTCACGGTCGGTAATCGCGGCTGACACAGGCGACGAGTCGGTCTCCACTGATGTCGTTGACAGTGCGGTCGCCACCTGCTGTGCGGCGGCTATCGACGCTGGATGGGCCGCCTCACTGTCGCCGACGGCTACGCTTGACCGTCACACCCTTGACAATGCCCTCGGTGCGAGGGCCGACGTGACACTCACCGACGCTTTAGCAGGCAACCGACTGTTCGTGCTTGATCTGTTCGGATCGTGGAATCACGATGAGAACGTAATCAATGTCACAGAACACGGGCTTGATACGGCTAACTCACGTGTCGATAGACGGCGCGACCGCCCGCTGTTTGTCATCGGCAATATCGCCGGCGAACTGGACCTCATGGGCGAAGAGGCCGTCAGGGAAAATACCTACGAGAATGATGGTGACGTGTTGAGCGACGACGATCTCGTTGTCAACGTCATAGACGAAGCAACTGTTCCCGAGCAACTCACCTCATTCTACCTCGGGGCAGCCGACCGGAGCTGCCGGCTTGACGGCACACAGCAACGACAAAACGGTACTAGATCAACGCTTGGCCGATAG